AGTACTTTGTTATGTAAGATTTCTTTTACTTTGTACATTTAGTTTTGATGAACAAATAATTGACATttactattttaataaaaataatctttAGCTTCTATTATATTTAATAGCGATATAAATATTGATTGTGAAATTActgattttaaaaatacaaggacctaattaaaaattttacaaaattacagagactaataaaataattaaaccttaatTAAATAGTatggaataaataaattgaCTCACAAATTATGATCAGAACATCTAGTTTTAGCATAACTTAATTTGAAGGGCAAAATACCAAAATAAACCAATGGGAGAATTTTATTACCCAAATCAGCCAAAACCAAAATTTTTTCAACAATCCACCAACAagcaaatatatataattcgaatcaactcgATTCGAATTGCAAATGCAAGTAATTCGAAACAACTTGTTTTCAATTACCATTGAAATAAAAagcatgtaattcgaatcaagtagattcgaattatcctttattaaatCGAATCAAGTCGATTCGAACTAGTAGCAAAATGGACCAATACGTAATTCAAATTAGGTCGACTCGAATTACTAAGGAAAACAAAGCATTAGTTATTTCGAATTcaattgattcgaattatgtgtATATAGTTCGAATTATGTTGTTTCGAATTAGTGGGTTCCAGGCCTGTATATATATGTGATGACGTGAGTTGCTCTCAACATTGAGGGGTCATATCGCTAGTGAGGACAATTTTATAGTGTTGGTTCACCACAGAGGATCGATTAAGAGGAAAACTCGGTCAGGTATCAAGTTCATCGATAAGGATCCTCTCTGTATTATCGTGAGTTCTACGACGAGCTATGATGACCTTGCTAGGTCTGTACTGGAAAAACCTGGTCTGGAAGGTGTTAAAAGGGTAAAGAAGTTTTTCTATCGCATTCCAAACACGGTGCTCTAAGATAGCGTGAAGTATGATAGTTTCACGATTGGGAATGATGAGGACTTGCAGGTCATGTTTCTTTGTCGCCGGCAGTTTCCCGAAGTTCGGACACCGGAACTGTTGGTAAAGCTGGTTGATGTGGTGTCCAGCTCGGGGGGTTTGAACCGGAATACCAACACTTTAGTGATGGTTGCCGGTTCTAGCTCAAGACCTGCCGTTGCATCTTCCTCAGTCCCTGCTTATGAGCCACCTGCCCCGCCTGTTACCTCCCCTTCGTTCGCTGTTGATCTCAACGGCAGTGTTGGCGACGAGGTTGGAACAGCGGAACTTGTTCCTACCTCTGTACACTGTGCGGCACCGGCTGGGGCTGGAGATAGATTGTTTGATGATGTAGAGGATGATGATGTCGAGCCGGATATGATTGCTGATGATAGTGGCGATGAGATCAGAGCGAGTGAGCCTGCCGAAGACTTACAGAGTTTCAGGTTGGTCAGCAATTTCAGGATAAGGATGATGCCCTGTTAAGTGTGAAGACTTACAGCATCCGCCGAGGTGTACAGTTCAAGGTTGTGGAGTCTGATTATCGCCGTTACGTTGGCAAGTGTTCTGAGTTCGGGAATGGGTGCACATGATTGATTCGGCTGAGTCTCCAGCAGCGCAAGGGCATATGGGAGGTCAAACGGTACAATGGACCGCACACTTGTCTCGCCAGCTCTATCTCCAGTGATCACAGGAGTTTGGATTATCATGTGATATCGGCATTCATTATGCCAATGGTTAGAGCTGATGCATCCGTTAGCATCAAGGTGCTCCTAAATGCGATTGTGTCGCACTACGGATTCAGGCCGACCTACAGGAGGGTATGGATGGCGAAGCAGAAGGCTGTTGCGCTCATTTATGGTGACTGGGATGAGTCTTACAACGAGCTCCCACGGTGGGTGTTAGGAGTGCAGGTGACAATGCCTAGTTCTATTGCAGTTCTTTGGACTAGCCCTGTTCGAGTTGGGGAACAGCTGGACGAATCTCAGACTTATTTTCACAGACTGTTCTGGACTTTTCCACCATGTATCGAGGCATTTCGTCATTGCAAGCCGTTGGTTAGGATTGATGGGACCCATCTCTATGGCAAGTATGGGGGTACTCTGCTTGTGGCGATTGCACAGGACGAGAACTCCAACATACTCTCTGTTGCATTCGCGCTAGTCGAGGGTGAGAATGCTGAGTCTTGGTCATTCTTTCTCTCCCACCTCCGTCAGCACGTTACACCACAGCCAGGTCTGCTCGTTATCTCTGACAGGCATAACGGCATCAAGGCCGCCCTTGAGGCTCCCGACGGTGGCTGGCTACCTCCGGCTGCATACCGAGCTTTCTGCATTCGGCACGTAGCAGCAAATTTCGCCCTCACCTTCAAGGGTAAAGACGCAAGGAGGCTTCTCGTGAACGCTGCCTATGCTAAGACGGAGGTCGAGTTCCATTACTGGTTTGATATTCTTCGCTCGGAAGATCCGGCGATGTGTGAATGGGCAAACCGGATTGAGTATTCATCGTGGACACGGTATTGCGATGAGGGCCGAAGATTCGGTCACATGACGACAAATATATCTGAGTGTGTGAATTCAATCCTCAAGGGTGTGAGGAACCTTCCTGTATGCTCGTTGGTTAAAGCAACGTACGGTCGGTTGGCCGAACTTTTTGTTCGCAAGGGGAGAGAGGCGGAGGCCCAGCTAGGTACGGGACAACAATTCAGTCAACACCTTGTTAAATGTATCGAGGCCAACTTGAAGACGGCAAGGTGCTTCACAGTTACTTTGTATGACAGGGACAACTCGGAGTACACGGTCGCAGAGACCACTCCTACTAGTTCTTTCTCCCTTGGTAGCTACAGGGTGTCACTCGGATCTCAGACATGTGATTGCGGATACTTCGAGGCACTGCATTTCCCTTGTCCGCACGCACTGGCATGCTGTGCTTACTCACGAGTCACTTGGCACTCCTATGTCCACCCAGTCTATCGACTCGGTAACGTTTTTAGTGTTTATCAGATGGGATTCAAACCTCCAATCCCAGAGGGTTTCTGGCCACCATATGATGGGCCGACGGTAATACCAGACCCGAACAAGAGGCGTGCAATGGAGGGTCGTCCCAGGTCTACTCGGATTCGGACGAATATGGACGAGGCagatccaaaaataaaaaaaatatacttttacacgaagaaattataaaattttcgTTGTAATATCACCGTATGTATATATACACAAACACACGAAGTAATTActcaaaatatttatttaatatttccCCGGTCTCCCACCTTGACCTGTATATATAACACACAAGATCTAGTTGCTTCTTAGCAACAGCTAGCATCTTACTCCTGAATCCTCTTCTATTTTTCCTTTCTAGCGATAGCCCTTTCCGTCTTCTCTGAAAATGGCTTTCAATAAGTCCATTCTTCTTCTGGGAATTTTTCTAGTGATGGCTACTAGTAAGGTACTCctcttatatatatatggttCACTGTTTTTGTTTTACGCTCACTCATCATTTGTACAGAAGAAATTATGTTCTTGGTTCTTGTGCATTACATATTAACTTGAAAATCCCACCTTTTTTTATCTTCATATGCAGGTTTCTTCATATAATGAAGATCTCAAGATGCAGGTGAGTATGTTCACACTTCACACTAAAGCTTTAAGTTTCATTTCATAACTTATTCACTTCCTGTGTGGTGTTAATACGCTGTTAATAttataaaatctttattttctgGACTTTCATAGTTTTACAAAATAGTAAAAACTCAAGTGCAGCcgactttacgtgaagttaATATACAAAAActgttaaataatttgactgatttgactaaattttcatctaacaattaTCAGCTATCAACTTCACAGATTTTAccttacaaaatatatatactatTAATGCTGTGTTCTCTTCATTTAATCTCTTTCTCTAACTGTTACTATATATTTATTTGCATAAATAATAATGCCTACCGACATAAAAAAACGAAGAATGAGGGGATCGGATTAAGTATATTCACATTACTTTTATGTTTCACCGAATTTCCTTTGCATGAATAAAAAATCATAAGAAAAAATCGTTCTTTTTTTTTCCGGTTCAGTCTTCACTTAGCTTCAAATTAATCTTCTCATCCTCCTCATCTCTATTAAACGAAGAACAACCATTAATTCCTTAACTTaaagatagaaaatattttatgcaaTACTTTTATTATTAGGCACGCTAAATCTCCACATGCATCTTTCTTTTTACAAGGTAGATGAGCATGgataacaatttttaaaaagaaattaattaacTAGTGTCCCCACCGataatattacaaaaaaaattaatttccaATGTACTGTTAATATACATTTAATggataaaaaatttagaaaaaatatattttctattagAACATGTTATTGTAGTTCTTTAACTATTATTTAAACATTCATTAACAAATAAATCCTTTTTTGAAATATGTTACAAATatgtttaatatatataatttttggtGCAGGTGAGCTATACAAAACCTACAGTAGGTGCCACCTCAGCACCACCAAAGCCACCTCCACCATTGACCACCACAGTACCCACACCACCCAAGGCTAAGGTACCATATACCCCTGTAGTGAAGGTACCCCCTCCTCCATTTGTGAAATCTCCATCTTACCCTCCACCACCCGCACCACCAATTCCAATTCCAACTCCAACACCCCCCAAGGTAATATCTCCACCCACACCTTATCATCCTCCAGTGGTAAATCCCCCAGTTACTCCTACTCCAGCACCACCAACATCTCCCATAGTTAAATCAAACAAAGGTAAGTCTACCAACCATAATCCATAAAGTCCTTATTCCAGAATTAAACGGGTTAAAAAAGTTTTGGTATCCTTGAATGTTGTAATATTTGTTTCTAGTCACGGTaaatttctttttctacttttggttaagaaaatttcaattttaatccttgttattaatttttttaaccaaCGTGTAGGACACCTGATAAGGTTCCCAACTATGAAAGTTTTTATAGGAATGCAAAGTTTAAAATTTGGGTAAAGTATATTCTTTGTCCttaaattttgacaaaaattttaaaaatatagtaaattttattttgctttaattttgtattataagttttcgatttgtatcaaatatatcATTGAcgactaatttttcaaaaagtttaagACTAAATCACCAACAATTTCATAAACATAGTTTTCAATACAAGcaaatcaaatataattttcatgcattacTGTTGGATTGATcttaaactttttgaaaatttagtcGTCAAGAGTATATTTAATGCACATCGAAAACTTttgagacaaaattaaaacaaataaaacttaaatgtatttttaaaatttttactaaatttcaagaacaaaaaatatatttaaccttaaaattttgataaatatatttattgtaaacgaaattaaatatattattccAATGTATAccattgttttttatttattagttatttatGATTCTGTGTTTTATGTGTAGATTGCGTGCCACGATGTGGTTATAGGTGCCAATTGCACTCAAGGACGAGAGTGTGCATGAGAGCATGCATGACTTGCTGCGAGCGCTGCAAATGTGTGCCCCCTGGAACTTACGGTAACCGCGAAAAATGTGGCAAATGCTACACTGATATGGTCACTCATGGCAACAGATCCAAGTGCCCCTAGAATAATCAAATACTCCATAAACCATATATTATATCTTTGCCTTActttaattattatttcttttgttactgCTAGTAACTAAGTTTGAGTTGATTAGTAGGTGGAACTTTTGGTTAGTATTATTTCAACTAATTAAGTTGAGTTATATATCATGTGGTTTAAACTTTAAGCAGTGTGTTTAATCGTTGGTTTTATTTGATCACCACTTTGATGGGTTGTCTCTGCGGAATTGATATCTGTGTACCCGGATGAAATCATATATATTCATGTGTTATATTATAGGAAAATTTTATAGGGGTTTATTCGAATCTGAATCCGAATTCGATTCAAAAATTGTGGATATGAATCCGATTCGTAAAATAATCGAATCCGATCTACACACTAATAGAATCGAATTGTGAATTTTGTGTAGATATTTGCATATtcgcaaaaataaaaaaataaatatttttttatattttattttaatttataattatcatatatattgtattattttaatgtattattaaaaaaatatgtttaatattattttaaaaataaatatatttaaaaaaataaaaaaataaaatttttaatattttttaataaaaataaattcttaaatatatttttatattttacatatgcAATTTCAAATTTTACGCCACCCTAATAATAATAGGTGTGAAGATGACATTAATAAATAATGATTATATTGTTTAGGCTTTTGCTAATACGTAatctaaataaatattttaagaatgttataaaaaaatattttattaaaagaatattataagttttttttaatacattaaGCAAGTAAAaagttttagaaaaattattattatattattaaaatatatccTTAAAACACCAtgtaactaaattttttttcagtAGATTTGTTTACCATCTTTGTGGCATCATATCAAATTATGGCGGTGCCAGatcctttttttatttgtccTTTGTCTAAGACATGGATTGAATTAACCATATGAAATTTACAGTAGTATTGAATCGTGACATCTACCTCTGTCAGAAGgacttaattaaatatattaaagcAACTAGAAACTAGTATATGGTAGCAGTAGCACCTAGCTAGTGCTCACTTTTTGACTTTCGCAAACGAAAGCTTGAGCTATATATACAGAAGTTAAATTTGTCATATAGTTTGAGTATTTTTTGAGTATTGGATTAATTAGTTTTGAAATTGTATAATTAGTTTTATCAGCATAGATAAAATCTTTTGCTATTGTTTTATGGTTTAATTAGTCTTTCGAGTTACATTTGAAAAACATACGGAGAGATAGAAATTATGAAGCAGGCACAAAAAGACagagattaaattaaatttattttgtatttaggataaaatatatcatattaaattatattttaatattttatttaatttaaaataaatataaaaataaaacaaacaaaattatttaaacacttttaattttttattaattaaaagaaataaaaacaaaataaaggtcccctctttttttcttctctctctccaTGAATCCACCACTCCCCAAATACCACTGCCTCCATGCTTTTCCCACTACGTCTCCGCACCCTCTCTCTACTCCAAGTCTTCAATATCTTCTTCAACCTCTCAAACCATAAAAAAGAAGCTTTGTTTCTTTCTCAATCCACTAAAATGGAGAACCAGTAGAAATATGGGCAGAACAACCCATAAAGTGAAACGGGGTTATTAGAACGATGGTGCGGTGGCTCCGACCAGATCCGGCAGCAGCAGCAATGGCGACAACGGTGACAAACAAGACAGAATAGCAGCGCGGGACAGAGCAGGAGCAACATAGCACTGGCAGTGGTAGCTCAGCGATGTCCTTCAAACCCAAAGGTGACAGCAGCAGCGGCAGTACCCACCGCCGTCGCCCTTGCGACCTCCAGTCCCTCTCTCCCTCCCTCGTCTCTCTTCTTATTCTCTCTCTCCATTCTGGTTCAACGGCAACCATGCCAGCAACGACGGCGATGGGAAACAACCGACTATAGAGACAGTGGCATCCCCCTAGTTATTCCATTCTCTTCTAGTCTGTCTCCAAAGTCGAAACTGGTCATGAGAATATTGAGTGCGAGtagatttgaaattttaaaagataaacta
The genomic region above belongs to Arachis stenosperma cultivar V10309 chromosome 5, arast.V10309.gnm1.PFL2, whole genome shotgun sequence and contains:
- the LOC130983017 gene encoding gibberellin-regulated protein 14-like — its product is MAFNKSILLLGIFLVMATSKVSSYNEDLKMQVSYTKPTVGATSAPPKPPPPLTTTVPTPPKAKVPYTPVVKVPPPPFVKSPSYPPPPAPPIPIPTPTPPKVISPPTPYHPPVVNPPVTPTPAPPTSPIVKSNKDCVPRCGYRCQLHSRTRVCMRACMTCCERCKCVPPGTYGNREKCGKCYTDMVTHGNRSKCP
- the LOC130981393 gene encoding uncharacterized protein LOC130981393 codes for the protein MVRADASVSIKVLLNAIVSHYGFRPTYRRVWMAKQKAVALIYGDWDESYNELPRWVLGVQVTMPSSIAVLWTSPVRVGEQLDESQTYFHRLFWTFPPCIEAFRHCKPLVRIDGTHLYGKYGGTLLVAIAQDENSNILSVAFALVEGENAESWSFFLSHLRQHVTPQPGLLVISDRHNGIKAALEAPDGGWLPPAAYRAFCIRHVAANFALTFKGKDARRLLVNAAYAKTEVEFHYWFDILRSEDPAMCEWANRIEYSSWTRYCDEGRRFGHMTTNISECVNSILKGVRNLPVCSLVKATYGRLAELFVRKGREAEAQLGTGQQFSQHLVKCIEANLKTARCFTVTLYDRDNSEYTVAETTPTSSFSLGSYRVSLGSQTCDCGYFEALHFPCPHALACCAYSRVTWHSYVHPVYRLGNVFSVYQMGFKPPIPEGFWPPYDGPTVIPDPNKRRAMEGRPSDSPFRLL